Proteins from a genomic interval of Fusarium oxysporum Fo47 chromosome I, complete sequence:
- a CDS encoding transferase, with product MPKQQVYHLHPLGWENDPEEERFKVTTLDYLTVCSYNNYALFFKLEDSEKVKAAEILKAGLERTLAQARHYCGTIEKDPGGGHSFTKKRDSTIRFFVQWLDAPEDADKYPSFGDLEKTNFSAVTLGDLEQWSVPPMTYGEKPEAHPDNSPVVSAFKANFIRGGLVFNIHHHHYTNDVMGWAGFVHQLAENCYADVNGTKHPSWDPLNLDVSRLIKQEPPEDQKIDGPAPPERHPAHQVGVSLLFHLPKSKAAELKAKATPADGTWISTYDAFSAFIWRNLTRIRAPVFNPDPKSTLYWCEAIDMRRRMHSPKVPPRIQHNVMFAVTSPTAPVTQPTVAQIMSEWSLAELASYIRRLTNSVTQENLDKTLEMVATIRDKTSLNTRVDAQPPLSILQTDHRDANITSTDFGFAKPATYRHLLDRITEGVIIIYPPRDPSPESDEGCEFAIFYEKRLAQDLINDLEWSEYFEYRGVDAEDASEAKKSNGTNGTNGVNGTNGTNGSS from the coding sequence ATGCCCAAGCAACAGGTCTACCATCTTCACCCGCTTGGCTGGGAAAACGACCCCGAAGAGGAACGGTTCAAGGTCACCACGCTCGACTACCTTACTGTCTGCAGCTACAACAACTACGCTCTGTTCTTCAAGCTAGAGGACTCCGAGAAAGTAAAAGCCGCTGAGATCCTCAAGGCTGGGCTGGAGAGGACGCTGGCTCAGGCGAGACACTACTGTGGAACCATTGAGAAGGATCCTGGCGGTGGTCATTCTTTCACCAAGAAGAGGGATAGTACTATTCGCTTCTTTGTGCAGTGGCTTGATGCACCTGAGGATGCGGATAAGTATCCTTCGTTTGGGGATCTTGAGAAGACAAACTTTAGTGCTGTGACGCTTGGTGATCTTGAGCAATGGAGTGTACCGCCCATGACATATGGTGAGAAGCCTGAAGCACATCCAGACAACAGTCCTGTCGTTTCAGCCTTCAAAGCCAACTTCATCAGAGGTGGATTGGTGTTTAACATTCACCATCATCACTACACCAATGATGTCATGGGTTGGGCGGGTTTCGTTCACCAGCTAGCTGAGAATTGCTACGCTGATGTGAATGGCACCAAGCATCCAAGCTGGGACCCCCTCAACCTCGATGTCTCGCGCCTCATCAAGCAAGAGCCTCCAGAGGATCAAAAGATCGATGGCCCAGCTCCTCCAGAACGCCATCCCGCTCACCAGGTCGGCGTGTCTCTGCTGTTCCACCTCCCCAAGAGCAAGGCAGCCGAGCTCAAAGCAAAGGCCACTCCCGCCGATGGAACGTGGATCTCGACATACGAtgccttctcagccttcATCTGGCGCAACCTCACGCGCATTCGAGCGCCCGTCTTCAACCCCGATCCGAAGTCGACTCTATACTGGTGTGAAGCGATTGATATGAGACGGCGCATGCACAGTCCAAAGGTGCCACCGCGCATCCAGCACAATGTCATGTTCGCTGTGACGTCTCCCACGGCGCCAGTTACGCAACCAACGGTCGCGCAGATCATGTCGGAGTGGTCGCTGGCAGAGTTGGCATCGTATATCCGCCGCTTGACCAATAGTGTGACGCAAGAGAACCTTGACAAGACGCTTGAGATGGTGGCTACCATTCGCGACAAGACTTCGTTGAACACCCGAGTCGATGCTCAGCCTCCTCTATCGATTCTCCAGACAGACCATCGAGATGCGAACATCACTTCGACTGACTTTGGCTTCGCGAAGCCAGCTACATACCGTCACCTTCTCGATCGCATCACAGAAGGTGTCATCATTATTTACCCACCTCGTGACCCATCACCCGAGTCAGATGAGGGTTGCGAGTTTGCCATCTTCTACGAGAAGAGGCTTGCTCAAGATCTGATCAATGATCTTGAATGGAGTGAGTACTTTGAGTATAGAGGGGTTGATGCCGAGGATGCTTCTGAGGCCAAGAAGTCTAATGGCACCAATGGCACAAACGGGGTGAATGGCACAAATGGCACAAATGGTTCTTCCTAG
- a CDS encoding polyketide synthase — MSDIAIVGYSFKLPQGVEDDDAFWDVLENRRNLMTDWPESRVKTDSFTRGHFINDDVAAIDAPFFSLTAKEASARDPMQRWTLETTYHAFENGEISESHPKCRSTYSVTGSTVSGIIPNRVSWYFGLRGPSIHVNTACSSSLSAVDMACKALKSGDASCAVATGANLLLDPSIFQVLANQGFLSPDGVCYSFDERVNGYARGEGVIAVVLKPVQAAIENGDMIRGVIRSIGSNQDGHTPILTQPSSQSQEDLIRHVYTQAGLSMSETRYVEAHGTGTPVGDPIKVKAIRRCFQMHRSPSKPLYVYVVSLSGDKTLINDLGSGQILK, encoded by the exons ATGAGTGATATTGCAATCGTTGGATACTCGTTCAAGCTCCCGCAaggtgttgaggatgatgatgcgtTCTGGGATGTTCTCGAGAACCGACGAAACTTGATGACGGACTGGCCTGAAAGTCGTGTCAAGACAGATTCATTTACCA GAGGGCATTTCATCAACGATGATGTCGCCGCCATCGACGCCCCCTTCTTCTCACTCACGGCGAAAGAAGCTTCGGCGAGAGATCCGATGCAGCGCTGGACGCTGGAAACTACTTACCACGCTTTCGAGAATGGTGAGATATCTGAAAGTCATCCAAAATGCAGGAGTACTTACT CTGTAACTGGAAGCACTGTCTCCGGTATTATTCCCAACCGTGTCAGCTGGTACTTTGGCCTTCGTGGGCCAAGTATTCACGTCAATACTGCCTGCTCTAGTAGCTTGTCGGCTGTCGATATGGCCTGCAAAGCTCTGAAGAGCGGTGATGCTTCATGT GCTGTCGCGACGGGCGcaaaccttcttcttgacccAAGCATCTTTCAGGTTCTGGCTAACCAAGGATTTCTCTCGCCTGATGGCGTTTGCTACAGCTTTGATGAGAGGGTTAACGGCTATGCACGTGGCGAGGGAGTTATTGCCGTTGTTCTCAAGCCTGTACAAGCTGCGATTGAGAATGGTGATATGATTCGAGGCGTGATCCGATCGATTGGCTCAAACCAGGATGGCCACACGCCGATTCTCACTCAGCCTAGCTCGCAATCTCAGGAGGACCTCATACGTCATGTTTATACGCAAGCTGGTTTGTCGATGAGCGAAACTCGATACGTTGAAGCTCATG GCACTGGTACGCCTGTTGGCGATCCAATTAAGGTTAAAGCCATCAGGCGGTGCTTCCAAATGCACCGTTCTCCTTCGAAACCACTTTATGTGTATGTTGTCTCTTTATCTGGTGACAAAACGCTGATTAACGACCTGGGCAGCGGCCAAATCCTGAAATGA
- a CDS encoding FAD binding domain-containing protein: MTLSPESTTDVLIIGAGPSGLMAALWMARCGVKTRIIDARSAKVFRGHADGMQTGTLDIFDSFGIVDDLYKTAAPAVEMTFWAGTKDNAIKRIGRFPKWSPEIGHHRLVHISQGDTERALLDGMKTFGGLEVERGVTATDLEIDESSTRDHHAHPIKVTVKHLTEEELAAAAANETIPQPGDFNYNPADEPYLKRKASGKEGSTEVIRAKFVIGADGSRSWTRRALGFDFLGDDEDRDGGFGGILDCIATSNFPDIRIQTMISKDGRGGGFVPRENGLVRIAAPIKSRSDATPEVIIQSMKEIIHPYELNVSHVDWCGVFGTRQRISSSSSKDSRVFLTGDALHVHSPRAGIGMNFSIQDAYNLGWKIAHVVKGISPLSILKTYDEERGLTTKQLIAFDKALSKQSSLTGGFSVEGTSDGLRENLGFSSTTAIEYEAGLLVAKTGGSMVSKQHLATGIPVGRRLPSHVVERHANGEAVDFGKSFPSDGRYRVVIFAGDVSKPEQLRRVERFSQLLELPDAFFQRVQGDAVSPRDEFEILVLHSASRDDVEISDLPPFLFKRGDPYHQVFVDNNDIRPWTLGEAYNKYGVSRETGCIVLVRPDRHVMYIGELEDGAEMIKLLVSVFV; this comes from the exons ATGACTCTATCACCCGAATCGACTACTGATGTACTCATCATTGGTGCCGGGCCATCTGG CCTCATGGCTGCCTTATGGATGGCGCGGTGCGGCGTGAAAACACGGATCATCGATGCCCGCAGTGCAAAGGTCTTTAGGGGCCATGCTGATGGGATGCAGACTGGAACGCTGGATATCTTTGACTCTTTTGGTATTGTGGACGACCTCTACAAGACCGCTGCTCCTGCAGTCGAGATGACGTTCTGG GCTGGCACCAAAGATAACGCCATTAAGCGGATTGGTCGCTTTCCGAAGTGGTCTCCAGAGATCGGCCACCACCGTCTGGTCCACATCAGTCAAG GTGACACAGAGCGTGCTTTACTGGATGGTATGAAGACCTTTGGCGGACTCGAAGTCGAACGAGGCGTCACAGCGACAGATCTCGAGATTGACGAGTCGAGTACACGTGATCATCATGCTCACCCCATCAAGGTCACGGTCAAACACCTAACGGAAGAGGAACtggctgcggctgcggcaAATGAAACTATTCCCCAGCCAGGTGATTTCAACTATAACCCCGCAGACGAGCCTTATTTGAAGCGCAAAGCCAGCGGAAAAGAAGGCAGCACGGAAGTCATCAGGGCTAAGTTTGTGATCGGGGCCGATGGAAGTCGAAGCTGGACTCGCCGCGCTTTGGGATTTGACtttcttggagatgatgaggaccGGGATGGGGGATTTGGAGGAATTTTGGACTGCATTGCGACTTCAAACTTCC CGGACATTCGTATTCAGACCATGATATCCAAGGACGGGAGAGGAGGTGGATTCGTACCCCGGGAGAACGGATTGGTGCGCATTGCTGCCCCCATCAAGAGCAGGTCAGATGCGACTCCAGAAGTCATCATCCAGTCGATGAAGGAAATCATCCACCCCTACGAGCTCAATGTCAGCCATGTCGATTGGTGCGGAGTATTCGGCACCCGCCAGCGAATCTCAAGTTCCTCCTCCAAGGACTCCCGCGTCTTTCTCACCGGCGACGCACTTCATGTTCATTCGCCAAGAGCCGGTATTGGCATGAACTTTAGTATACAAGACG CTTACAACTTGGGTTGGAAGATTGCCCATGTTGTAAAGGGCATTTCTCCACTGTCCATTCTCAAGACCTACGACGAAGAGCGCGGGCTGACGACCAAACAACTCATCGCTTTTGACAAGGCTCTGTCAAAGCAGTCGAGTCTGACAGGAGGCTTTTCGGTTGAAGGAACTAGTGACGGTCTACGGGAAAATCTTGGATTTTCGAGCACTACCGCGATCGAGTACGAAGCTGGATTATTGGTCGCCAAGACAGGTGGCTCCATGGTTTCCAAGCAGCACCTGGCAACTGGAATTCCTGTCGGCAGACGTCTGCCCTCACACGTCGTGGAAAGACATGCCAATGGAGAAGCTGTTGATTTTGGCAAATCCTTCCCGAGCGATGGTCGGTACCGcgtcgtcatcttcgccGGCGATGTATCCAAGCCTGAGCAGCTACGTCGAGTAGAGCGCTTCAGCCAGCTACTAGAGCTCCCTGACGCCTTTTTCCAGCGCGTCCAAGGGGATGCCGTCTCGCCTCGTGACGAGTTCGAAATCCTTGTCTTGCATAGTGCGAGCAGGGATGATGTCGAAATCTCTGACTTGCCACCGTTCCTGTTCAAACGGGGCGATCCTTACCATCAGGTTTTTGTCGATAATAATGACATAAGGCCTTGGACTCTGGGTGAAGCGTATAACAAGTATGGAGTGAGTCGGGAAACAGGTTGTATTGTACTAGTCCGGCCTGATAGGCATGTCATGTACATTGGCGAGTTGGAAGACGGTGCTGAGATGATCAAACTATTGGTCTCGGTATTTGTTTAA
- a CDS encoding glutathione S-transferase has translation MCAIKPILLYSVSRGPVPWRVAILLEELNIPYASKYLESDELNSEAFKSINPNAKTPAIEDPNTGIKLFEAGAIILYLLDTYDTSGSIHSLSGPQRYLELAWMQFQATEQHMYYSQQAWFLYKHPEHVKSALERYEWTIKRTIGMLEEHLKKTGKTYLTGDEITFADLCFVVTNELIPQLLPGYDPSKDFPHYSKWNSALVNRPSYQKIAADRAALGQPLGQVDQKHIDDHIWRNDPDHKW, from the exons ATGTGTGCCATCAAGCCAATTTTGCTGTATTCCGTCTCCAGAGGCCCTGTTCCGTGGAGAGTCGCGATCCTGCTTGAGGAATTAAATATTCCTTATGCAAGCAAATATCTTGAAAGCGATGAACTGAACTCGGAAGCCTTCAAGTCTATTAACCCGAACGCCAAGACCCCCGCCATCGAGGATCCTAATACCGGAATAAAGCTCTTCGAG GCTGGAGCTATCATTCTGTATCTTCTTGACACTTACGATACCTCTGGCTCTATTCACTCCCTTTCGGGTCCGCAGAGGTACCTGGAATTGGCGTGGATGCAATTTCAGGCGACTGAACAGCATATGTACTATAGTCAACAGGCCTGGTTCTTGTACAAACACCCAGAGCATGTCAAGTCTGCCCTTGAACGATACGAATGGACGATCAAACGAACGATTGGAATGCTCGAGGAGCATTTGAAGAAGACTGGCAAAACCTATCTTACCGGCGATGAGATCACGTTCGCTGACCTTTGCTTTGTGGTTACCAACGAGTTGATTCCCCAGTTACTCCCAGGATATGATCCATCTAAAGACTTTCCCCATTACTCCAAATGGAACTCTGCTCTGGTCAACAGGCCGTCGTACCAAAAGATAGCTGCCGATAGAGCAGCCCTTGGTCAGCCACTGGGTCAAGTTGATCAGAAGCATATAGATGACCACATTTGGAGAAACGACCCTGATCACAAATGGTGA